Proteins from one Myxococcales bacterium genomic window:
- a CDS encoding Nif3-like dinuclear metal center hexameric protein: MPTPLSEIIAVLEAIAPLRYAADWDNVGLLVEPTSGEQSVSRVLLTIDLGEDVLAEAVERRAELVVAYHPPIFGGLKRLTQSRADERVVVSALRAGITIYSPHTALDAAPGGVNDWLAAALGAGNTAPLQPAPDGNPGFGMGRMVELESPMTLHALVARVKAHLRLDHVRVAAAARHDAGEPIQRAAVCAGAGGSLFAGLAEPELYLTGEMRHHDVRAKLAAGASVILCDHTNTERGFLPDLARRISAALPDFDLVVSTEDRDPLHVV; this comes from the coding sequence ATGCCGACTCCGCTCTCCGAGATCATCGCCGTCCTGGAGGCCATTGCGCCGCTGCGCTACGCTGCCGATTGGGACAACGTCGGGCTGCTGGTCGAACCGACCAGCGGCGAACAGTCCGTGAGCCGGGTGCTCCTGACCATCGATCTCGGTGAAGACGTGCTCGCCGAGGCGGTCGAACGCCGCGCGGAGCTGGTGGTCGCGTATCATCCGCCGATCTTCGGTGGCCTGAAGCGGCTCACTCAGTCGCGGGCCGACGAACGCGTCGTGGTCTCGGCGCTCCGAGCGGGGATCACCATCTATTCACCGCACACTGCCCTCGACGCCGCGCCCGGCGGCGTGAACGACTGGCTCGCGGCGGCGCTCGGCGCTGGAAACACTGCGCCGCTCCAGCCCGCGCCGGATGGCAACCCGGGCTTCGGCATGGGGCGAATGGTGGAGCTCGAGTCTCCCATGACCCTTCACGCGCTCGTCGCACGGGTGAAGGCGCATCTCCGGCTCGATCACGTGCGCGTCGCGGCGGCCGCCCGGCACGACGCGGGCGAGCCGATCCAGCGCGCGGCGGTGTGTGCCGGCGCCGGCGGGTCGTTGTTCGCGGGGCTCGCTGAGCCGGAGCTCTACCTGACCGGTGAGATGCGCCACCACGACGTGCGAGCCAAGCTCGCCGCGGGAGCCAGCGTGATTCTCTGCGACCACACCAACACCGAGCGGGGTTTCCTGCCGGACCTGGCTCGACGCATCTCGGCAGCACTGCCCGACTTCGACCTCGTCGTTTCGACCGAGGACCGCGACCCCCTCCACGTCGTCTGA
- a CDS encoding serine acetyltransferase: MARPLIRVPDLEAAIDGVVKSYDGGEEINNLESAALPNKRAVIEAFRHILPAIYMGFYSTRPLSRDNLRYSVSEHLYPAYEILVEQIARAVTYEERFGAPRAHRPEGWNEEVVLKLFERLPDVRRLLNSDVNAAFEGDPAAKSIEEVVFSYPAIQAITAQRVAHVLYEAKVPMIPRILCESAHAETGIDIHAGAQIGERFFIDHGTGVVIGETSVIGKNVKIYQGVTLGALSVRRKDGVSVSDKRHPTLEDDVTIYSGATILGGDTVIGKGAVIGGNVWITTSVPPGSKIFGRAKE, translated from the coding sequence ATGGCTCGTCCGCTCATCCGAGTTCCCGATCTGGAAGCCGCCATCGATGGCGTGGTGAAGAGCTACGACGGCGGCGAGGAGATCAACAACCTCGAGAGCGCGGCGTTGCCCAACAAGCGCGCGGTCATCGAGGCCTTCCGCCACATCCTGCCCGCCATCTACATGGGCTTCTACAGCACGCGGCCGCTGTCACGGGACAACCTGCGCTACAGCGTGAGTGAGCATCTGTACCCCGCCTACGAGATCCTCGTGGAGCAGATCGCGCGCGCGGTCACCTACGAAGAGCGCTTCGGCGCGCCGCGAGCTCATCGACCCGAGGGCTGGAACGAAGAGGTCGTGCTCAAGCTGTTCGAGCGCCTGCCCGACGTGCGGCGGCTGCTGAACTCCGACGTCAACGCGGCCTTCGAGGGGGACCCGGCCGCCAAGAGCATCGAAGAGGTGGTCTTCAGTTATCCGGCCATCCAGGCCATCACCGCGCAGCGTGTCGCGCACGTTTTGTACGAGGCCAAGGTGCCGATGATTCCGCGCATCTTGTGCGAGTCGGCCCATGCCGAGACGGGCATCGACATTCACGCCGGCGCACAGATCGGCGAGCGCTTCTTCATCGATCACGGCACCGGTGTGGTGATCGGTGAGACCAGCGTCATCGGCAAGAACGTGAAGATCTATCAGGGTGTCACCCTGGGAGCGCTCAGCGTTCGGCGCAAAGACGGCGTGAGCGTCAGCGACAAACGCCACCCCACGCTCGAGGACGACGTCACCATCTATTCCGGCGCCACCATTCTGGGAGGCGACACCGTGATCGGGAAGGGTGCCGTCATCGGCGGCAACGTCTGGATCACGACCAGCGTCCCGCCGGGGTCGAAGATCTTCGGCCGCGCCAAGGAGTAG
- a CDS encoding B12-binding domain-containing radical SAM protein has protein sequence MRTPRGLAGGIEEICMKALLVWPKFDSFSFWNFEKVCELAGVKYMTPPLGLLTVASLLPKDWQLRLVDENVRPIEDDDLAWADIVLVGSKIVHRKRALEVIRLARSRGLPVVVGGPDPTMTPRYYREAGANFLCLGEGEVTVPLWLAELEKGAENGEYTSDRLPELSESPVPRFDLINHKDYLYVGVQYSRGCPYHCEFCNVIDLFKNKYRTKSLEQILKEFDVLYSLGYRGQLDFFDDNLVGHMKDVKPFLRGIIAWLKEHDYPFQLSTSVTLNIAKDEELLDLFREARFKYLLVGIETPDESALKSAQKPQNTGFSIAEAANAIYTRAGCTIHSGFLLGMDGEAKDIADQIVRCIDEACVPWVMAGVVYPLPGTQLSKRLDREGRLFPAARHDLPEGARDQISAGIQFKPERPAKDVLEDLVRVMHHSYDPEQYFKRCAEVAVRLNTIPTLMPGGYIFARNVRTFARLCVVMTKSRATRGPFWRAFTKVMTQNRAGLEALATLAVLYVHFQSMLPYCYEKLAEQQADVESNGEAAWLAKNLAPRRPLVQAVAAPPN, from the coding sequence TTGCGCACCCCTCGCGGTCTCGCCGGGGGCATCGAGGAGATCTGCATGAAAGCGCTCTTGGTCTGGCCGAAGTTCGACAGCTTCTCGTTCTGGAACTTCGAGAAGGTGTGTGAGCTCGCCGGGGTGAAGTACATGACCCCGCCCCTCGGCCTCTTGACGGTCGCGTCACTGCTTCCGAAAGACTGGCAGCTCCGCCTGGTCGACGAGAACGTGCGACCCATCGAAGACGACGACCTCGCCTGGGCCGACATCGTCCTGGTCGGCAGCAAGATCGTGCACCGCAAGCGCGCGCTAGAGGTGATCCGCCTCGCCCGCTCGCGCGGGCTGCCGGTGGTGGTCGGTGGGCCGGACCCGACCATGACCCCGCGCTATTACCGCGAGGCCGGCGCCAACTTCCTCTGCCTGGGCGAGGGTGAGGTGACCGTTCCGCTATGGCTGGCGGAGCTGGAGAAGGGCGCCGAAAATGGCGAATACACCTCGGACCGTCTGCCCGAGCTCTCCGAGAGCCCGGTCCCGCGCTTCGATCTGATCAACCACAAGGACTATCTGTACGTCGGCGTGCAGTACTCCCGCGGCTGCCCGTACCACTGCGAGTTCTGCAACGTCATCGATCTCTTCAAGAACAAGTACCGCACCAAGAGCCTCGAGCAGATCTTGAAGGAGTTCGACGTGCTCTACTCGCTGGGTTACCGCGGGCAGCTCGACTTCTTCGACGACAACCTGGTCGGGCACATGAAGGACGTGAAGCCGTTCTTGCGCGGCATCATCGCGTGGCTGAAGGAGCACGACTACCCGTTCCAGCTCTCGACCTCGGTCACGCTCAACATCGCCAAGGACGAAGAGCTGCTCGATCTGTTCCGAGAGGCGCGCTTCAAGTACCTGCTCGTGGGCATCGAGACGCCCGACGAGTCGGCCTTGAAGAGCGCTCAGAAGCCGCAGAACACCGGGTTTTCCATCGCCGAGGCGGCCAACGCCATCTACACCCGCGCGGGCTGCACCATCCACTCCGGGTTTCTCCTGGGCATGGACGGTGAGGCCAAGGACATCGCCGACCAGATCGTGCGCTGCATCGACGAGGCCTGTGTGCCCTGGGTGATGGCCGGAGTCGTGTATCCGCTTCCGGGCACTCAGCTGTCGAAGCGCCTCGACCGCGAGGGGCGTCTCTTCCCAGCGGCGCGCCACGACTTGCCGGAGGGCGCGCGGGATCAAATCTCGGCGGGGATCCAGTTCAAGCCCGAACGACCCGCGAAAGACGTGCTCGAAGATCTCGTGCGGGTCATGCACCACTCCTACGATCCGGAGCAGTACTTCAAGCGCTGCGCAGAGGTCGCGGTGCGCTTGAACACCATCCCGACGCTGATGCCGGGCGGCTACATCTTCGCGCGCAACGTGCGGACCTTCGCGCGGCTGTGCGTGGTGATGACGAAGTCGCGCGCCACGCGTGGCCCGTTCTGGCGGGCGTTCACCAAGGTCATGACGCAGAACCGCGCAGGGCTCGAGGCCCTGGCCACGCTGGCCGTGCTGTACGTGCACTTTCAGTCGATGCTGCCCTACTGCTACGAGAAACTCGCGGAGCAGCAGGCGGACGTGGAGTCGAACGGCGAAGCCGCGTGGCTGGCCAAGAACCTCGCGCCCCGTCGGCCGCTCGTACAAGCCGTCGCGGCACCGCCGAACTGA
- a CDS encoding DMT family transporter, translated as MSALAFSAMSVQVKLAGRELPVAMLVLARGVVTLAMSVAWLSARRIRPWGTDKRGLVQRALFGTAALGCYFYAVTALPLAEATVLHYLNPILVALIAAVFLGEKVYARLVAAISLSLLGTILVARPGFLFGGATTLNHLGIAAALGSAFFSACAYATVRRLARTEHSDVIVFYFAMFAAPIALPFAIATWVWPSPRGWLLMLGLGAATQLGQSFMTRGLALVPAARGTTIGYVQIVFAATLGLVFFGEKLSPLTLAGAGLVVVAVLLLLSGRSAGEPR; from the coding sequence TTGTCTGCGCTCGCGTTCAGCGCCATGAGCGTGCAGGTCAAGCTCGCTGGGCGAGAGCTGCCGGTGGCGATGTTGGTGCTCGCGCGCGGGGTGGTGACCCTCGCCATGAGTGTGGCCTGGCTGTCGGCTCGGCGCATTCGCCCCTGGGGCACCGACAAGCGGGGCTTGGTGCAACGCGCGCTCTTCGGCACCGCCGCGCTCGGCTGTTATTTTTACGCCGTCACCGCCCTGCCGCTCGCCGAGGCAACGGTGCTTCACTACCTGAACCCGATCCTCGTCGCGCTGATCGCGGCGGTGTTCCTGGGCGAGAAGGTCTACGCTCGCCTGGTCGCTGCGATCTCGCTGAGTCTGCTGGGAACAATCCTCGTCGCGCGCCCCGGCTTCCTGTTCGGCGGTGCCACGACGTTGAACCATCTCGGCATCGCCGCCGCCCTCGGTAGCGCGTTCTTCAGCGCGTGTGCGTACGCGACCGTGCGCCGTCTGGCTCGGACCGAACACTCCGACGTGATCGTCTTTTACTTTGCGATGTTCGCGGCGCCCATTGCGCTGCCGTTTGCGATCGCGACCTGGGTCTGGCCGAGCCCGCGCGGTTGGCTCTTGATGCTCGGCCTCGGTGCGGCCACGCAGCTGGGTCAGTCCTTCATGACCCGCGGGCTGGCGCTGGTGCCCGCCGCACGCGGTACCACCATCGGCTACGTGCAGATCGTGTTCGCAGCGACGCTCGGGCTGGTTTTTTTCGGCGAGAAGCTCAGCCCGCTGACGCTGGCCGGCGCCGGTCTGGTGGTGGTCGCGGTGCTGCTCCTGCTCTCGGGGCGGAGTGCGGGGGAACCTCGTTGA
- a CDS encoding DUF2760 domain-containing protein gives MPVRQQNASAARREGGQPRARRLRCNGRHRGEFRACGGRGSGVGQSAGTGLCCAPVSATLSFGARLVLAFSCFFRVLFDGALAHQVRRLLDGANLLPAPTDEGAPKAVEKPKKAQPPSVVPALQLLSLLQREGRLIDFLKQEVASFPDADIGAAARVVHEGCRKALFKCAEIESVRSEDEGAKLELEAGFDPALVKLTGNVAGSAPYRGTLLHKGWMAKGLTLPSVVDGHDPHVLMPAEVEI, from the coding sequence ATGCCCGTGCGCCAGCAAAACGCGAGCGCGGCCCGGCGTGAGGGCGGCCAGCCCAGAGCTCGCAGGCTCCGATGCAACGGGCGTCATCGAGGCGAATTTCGCGCCTGTGGCGGGCGGGGATCCGGGGTGGGCCAGAGCGCCGGGACCGGACTATGCTGCGCGCCCGTGAGCGCAACATTGTCCTTCGGCGCGCGCCTCGTGCTCGCCTTCAGCTGTTTCTTTCGTGTGCTGTTCGACGGAGCTCTGGCGCACCAAGTCCGCCGTCTGCTCGACGGCGCCAACCTGCTGCCGGCCCCGACCGACGAGGGTGCCCCGAAGGCCGTCGAAAAGCCGAAAAAGGCCCAACCGCCGAGCGTGGTGCCGGCACTGCAGCTCTTGTCGCTGCTGCAGCGCGAGGGGCGCCTGATCGATTTCCTGAAACAAGAGGTCGCGAGTTTCCCCGACGCCGACATTGGTGCAGCGGCACGGGTCGTTCATGAGGGCTGTCGCAAGGCGCTGTTCAAGTGCGCCGAGATCGAGAGTGTGCGGAGCGAGGACGAAGGCGCGAAGCTCGAGCTCGAGGCGGGCTTCGACCCGGCGCTCGTCAAGCTGACCGGGAACGTCGCCGGTTCGGCGCCCTATCGCGGGACGCTGCTGCACAAGGGCTGGATGGCAAAGGGACTGACCCTGCCCAGCGTGGTCGATGGCCACGACCCGCACGTGTTGATGCCAGCGGAAGTGGAGATATGA